Below is a window of Sporosarcina ureae DNA.
AGAAATTTTAGGTGAAGCACAGAGATGTGGAATGCAAGTGCGTTCGGAGTTCTTTAGTCACTTATCGGAAGCTGAACGAAATAGTTTAATCCAAATTTACACTAAGTTAAATAACACGTTTGTTTGAGGGGAGCTGTTCCACTACGGAGCAGCTTTTTTGTTTTGGCAAGGGTATAGCTAGATAACTGGTAAAGGATGTTGCGAACTCGCTCATTCTTCCATACAAAAAAGCTGCCCCATAAAATCAGGACAGCTTTGAATAATGTATTAACGTAATTTGATAGATCCGCCGTCGACCATCATCGTTTGACCGGTGATGTAAGAAGCGTCTTCGCTCGCTAGGAATACTGCGGTGCGACCGATGTCTTTCTCTGGATCACCAAGGCGTCCAAGTGGATTTTTCGCAAGAATCGCTTGATAAGCTTCGGGATTTTCTTTACCCCAATGCTCAATGCCTGGTGTTTTAGCAATTGGTGAAATAAGGTTACACGTGATACCGTATTCTCCCCATTCATTCGCCGCCACTCTTGTGATCCCGCGGATAGCTTCTTTCGCCGCAGCGTATGAACCTTGGTTCACATCACCGTTTAATCCTGCACCGGATGAGAAGTTAATAACGGATCCTTTTGACTCTTTCAAGTGCGGAAGAGCCGCTTGCATCAAGTAGAGCGTCGGATAAAATCCTGTATTGAACGACAGGTCTATGTCTTCTTGTGTCATCTCTTCAATAGATTTCATACGTGAAGCATGAGCGTTGTTAACTAAAACATCCAATTTACCGAGTTTCGTTACAACTTGCTCAACAATGGAAGGTAATTCTTCTCGTGCAGTTAAGTCCGCTTGAAGAAAAATCGATTGCGGAGAGATTTTCTGCAATTTTTCAATCGCCGCTTCGCCTGCTTCTTTGTTCAAGTCAACGATCGCAACAGTCGCTCCTTCTTTTACGAATGCCGTAGCGATTCCTAATCCGATGCCTCCTGCTCCGCCTGTGATGATTGCCACTTTTTTGTCTAATTTCATATGTATCATCTCCTTATTAATTTTATTTTAACATTAAACTAAATTCAATGTAAACTAATTAACCCCGTCCACACGTATGCTTCATATCAAGATTTCAGCTAGTGGAACTGCTGAAGGTTTACCAAATAAATAACCTTGAAATAATTGGTATCCTTTCGCTTTCAACCACTCAAAATCTTCTACTTCTTCTATCCCTTCCGCTAATGGAATCGCATCTACCGCTAGCGCTTTTTCAAGAAACTTCGCTGCTATAACTTGCTTAGCAGGATCAGTAGCGACACCTTGCACATACTTAATATCAAGCTTCATATAGTTCGGACGAAGAAAAGACAATACTTCAACCGTGTTATAGCCTTCCCCTACATCGTCAAGCGCATACTCGAATCCTCTTGAATGATAGTACTCCAAAATGGTTTTTAAATGGTCCATGTCTTCTACTTTTTCTGACTCCACTACTTCAAAAATCAAACGGTATGGGTCAATCTCCAAATCATTCGCTAATTTAATAGTAGATCGCAAGCAAAACTCAGGTGAATATATAGACGTTGGAATGAAATTAATGAATGCTTTTTGCGTAATACGCTTTGCATACCGAACGGCCGTCAGACGACAGACTCTGTCGAGAGCATATAACCTACCGCGTTCTTTTGCTGCGGTGAAGATTTCATTTGGATAGATCACTCTACCGTCTTTATGGTAGAAACGTGCGAGTAATTCATAAGCATAAATCTCAAGGTCCGGTGTAAC
It encodes the following:
- a CDS encoding SDR family NAD(P)-dependent oxidoreductase, encoding MKLDKKVAIITGGAGGIGLGIATAFVKEGATVAIVDLNKEAGEAAIEKLQKISPQSIFLQADLTAREELPSIVEQVVTKLGKLDVLVNNAHASRMKSIEEMTQEDIDLSFNTGFYPTLYLMQAALPHLKESKGSVINFSSGAGLNGDVNQGSYAAAKEAIRGITRVAANEWGEYGITCNLISPIAKTPGIEHWGKENPEAYQAILAKNPLGRLGDPEKDIGRTAVFLASEDASYITGQTMMVDGGSIKLR
- a CDS encoding EAL domain-containing protein, giving the protein MPCKGCIVRDIDYEVSFEKCQQPALIVSIEEHLKRAHMLVRQEDQTFHVKEQGIKELYDFCVDHAVEMDSIQFRLDQTDWRPFSEVMQVVEMQWIDQVIKDEQLTSHYQPIVTPDLEIYAYELLARFYHKDGRVIYPNEIFTAAKERGRLYALDRVCRLTAVRYAKRITQKAFINFIPTSIYSPEFCLRSTIKLANDLEIDPYRLIFEVVESEKVEDMDHLKTILEYYHSRGFEYALDDVGEGYNTVEVLSFLRPNYMKLDIKYVQGVATDPAKQVIAAKFLEKALAVDAIPLAEGIEEVEDFEWLKAKGYQLFQGYLFGKPSAVPLAEILI